A window of Tautonia plasticadhaerens contains these coding sequences:
- a CDS encoding M28 family metallopeptidase, with protein MWVLIGIAALAFCGPIAPVEAEDRALPGRARLEADVFRLASPEFEGRSGDGARAAGDFLIDRLRGLGLEPAFDGRFDQEFAAGDLRGRNIAALLPGSDPDRSEVVILSAHYDHLGIRGGRLFPGADDNATAVAMVLEVARRLAGQAEPPTRGILFVFFDLEERGLLGSQHFVREPPLPRDRIGLFMTADMLGRSLAGVGGDSLFIMGTEHAPGLRPWIFEAAEGLPLSVGVVGADLLAIDRSDYGPFRQRSIPFLFFSTGESPAYHTPDDLPETIDYGKLSAATALIERVVRRACSADELPGWTPDREPWIEEAVAIREVLAMLLEHEEELEIPALQKSMMSGMVERIGGWVEEGSLTPPQRMSMLRVAQVVLFTVL; from the coding sequence ATGTGGGTACTCATCGGAATCGCGGCGCTGGCGTTCTGCGGGCCGATCGCCCCGGTCGAGGCCGAGGACCGGGCCCTCCCGGGGCGTGCCCGGCTGGAGGCGGACGTCTTCCGGCTCGCCTCCCCCGAGTTCGAGGGCCGGAGCGGGGACGGGGCGAGGGCCGCGGGCGATTTCCTCATCGACCGCCTCCGGGGGCTCGGCCTGGAACCCGCCTTCGACGGCCGGTTCGACCAGGAGTTCGCCGCCGGTGACCTCCGGGGCCGGAACATCGCCGCCCTGCTCCCCGGCTCCGACCCGGACCGATCGGAGGTGGTCATCCTCTCGGCCCACTACGACCACCTCGGCATCCGGGGCGGTCGACTCTTCCCCGGGGCCGACGACAACGCGACGGCGGTGGCGATGGTGCTGGAGGTCGCCCGGCGGCTCGCCGGCCAGGCCGAGCCGCCCACTCGGGGGATCCTGTTCGTCTTCTTCGACCTGGAGGAGCGCGGCCTGCTCGGCTCCCAGCACTTCGTCAGGGAACCTCCATTGCCGAGGGACCGGATCGGCCTGTTTATGACCGCCGACATGCTGGGACGGTCCCTCGCGGGGGTCGGCGGCGACTCGCTGTTTATCATGGGGACCGAGCACGCGCCGGGGCTCCGCCCCTGGATCTTCGAGGCCGCCGAGGGCCTGCCGCTCTCGGTCGGGGTGGTCGGGGCCGACCTGCTGGCGATCGACCGCAGCGACTACGGCCCGTTTCGGCAGCGGTCGATCCCATTCCTGTTCTTCTCGACCGGGGAGAGCCCCGCCTATCACACGCCGGACGACCTGCCCGAGACCATCGATTACGGGAAACTCTCGGCGGCGACCGCCCTCATCGAGCGGGTCGTCCGTCGGGCCTGCTCGGCCGACGAGTTGCCGGGGTGGACCCCGGACCGGGAACCCTGGATCGAGGAGGCGGTGGCGATCCGGGAGGTGCTGGCCATGCTGCTGGAGCATGAGGAGGAGCTGGAGATCCCCGCGCTCCAGAAGTCGATGATGAGCGGGATGGTCGAGCGAATCGGCGGCTGGGTCGAGGAGGGGTCCCTCACCCCCCCGCAGCGGATGTCGATGCTCCGGGTCGCCCAGGTGGTCCTGTTCACGGTGCTCTGA
- a CDS encoding class I SAM-dependent methyltransferase, whose product MTTTTTRAQSRHWSRHASNYDELFLDPFEPGVENPIVPAIGAVPDPGSKLAIDLGCGTGPLLPMLLGRFREVVAIDFAPAMVDAARQRLGPDADRVQFHVRPMDQLDDFTDRVDVAVAINSIVMPDVRDVDRTLSAIRRALRPGGVFFGVVPAIDAIQYQTMLLLDRALEQGNAPAEADRLAQQQAEHHLYDFGFGRFAFRGLRQKFWQSFELDYRLRKAGFGSVRLDQVLYPWDANLPLGEHFRGQPRSWDWAFEARP is encoded by the coding sequence GTGACGACGACGACCACCAGGGCCCAGTCCCGCCACTGGAGCCGACACGCGTCCAACTACGACGAGCTGTTCCTCGACCCGTTCGAGCCCGGGGTCGAGAACCCGATCGTCCCGGCGATCGGGGCGGTCCCCGACCCCGGTTCCAAGCTCGCCATCGACCTCGGCTGCGGGACTGGCCCGCTCCTGCCGATGCTGCTGGGGAGGTTCCGGGAAGTCGTCGCGATCGACTTCGCCCCGGCGATGGTCGACGCCGCCCGGCAACGGCTCGGACCCGATGCCGATCGGGTGCAGTTCCACGTCCGGCCCATGGACCAACTCGACGACTTCACCGACCGCGTCGACGTGGCCGTGGCGATCAACTCGATCGTCATGCCCGACGTCCGGGACGTCGACCGCACGCTCTCGGCGATCCGCCGCGCCCTGCGCCCCGGGGGGGTCTTCTTCGGGGTCGTGCCGGCGATCGACGCGATCCAGTACCAGACGATGCTGCTGCTCGACCGCGCCTTGGAGCAGGGGAATGCCCCCGCCGAGGCCGACCGCCTCGCCCAGCAGCAGGCCGAACACCACCTCTACGACTTCGGCTTCGGCCGATTCGCCTTCCGGGGGCTCCGGCAGAAGTTCTGGCAGTCGTTCGAGCTGGACTACCGGCTCCGCAAGGCGGGGTTCGGCTCCGTCCGGCTGGACCAGGTCCTCTACCCCTGGGATGCCAACCTCCCGCTCGGGGAGCACTTCCGTGGGCAGCCCCGCAGCTGGGACTGGGCCTTCGAGGCGAGGCCCTGA
- a CDS encoding TolB family protein: MIAYYAVVFAVVALGEPVSGDPPLAWSPSGDPPLAWSPSGDWIAFTVATPSVERSLSGFPLIPEAGPGPREPNGPASPIGPAMTYRIWAVRVEDGQAIEVAEGPGPMTSPGWGPDGRGLAYGQLTGSGAPGTSAWEVVVAYGEERDVILSRPMARAADRGVALITEPVAWEPGEGLLAVPDPDRLAIELIDLERREVVRRIEGGRLPSFSPTGGDLAFFREDGDRWELVEARTAGGPALDRPIDRVESAVQPPAWTADGRGVLYPKEQLTGEGPQASLYLHRIAEADPKHIKELESPAMPGEEILGSYLTVAPDGVDQYFAVQFSMRNCVLAFHRGSHPIDRIHPLAGLGNLGAPSLSPRGDRLAVRFGGPGATSVVGLIDTKTQAFSPMTPDDESTAAWIAALGGALALPDSARDLPTRLPFPEELEEAGRFSPTSTRLAKLGSRLTGQLEGAGADRALTAPPAVVFSYLSGDFDAAERALGTIPTDSGPPDLSLRLLGLRAQLCLARGEDARAAEIIDFIRDQHRAGIAQVESDGAGGFSVSRDLEGSASWPEELWRRSQGEEAPDPEDRPDFPPDFPRARPVPRVRPNAPESISPALPGASGPRDGRE; this comes from the coding sequence ATGATCGCCTACTACGCCGTCGTCTTCGCGGTGGTCGCCCTGGGGGAGCCGGTGTCGGGGGATCCCCCCCTGGCCTGGTCCCCGTCGGGGGATCCCCCCCTGGCCTGGTCCCCGTCGGGGGACTGGATCGCGTTTACCGTGGCCACGCCCTCCGTGGAGCGGTCCCTTTCCGGATTCCCGCTCATCCCGGAAGCGGGCCCGGGTCCCCGGGAGCCCAACGGGCCCGCGTCCCCGATCGGCCCGGCGATGACGTATCGGATCTGGGCGGTCCGGGTCGAGGACGGCCAGGCGATCGAGGTGGCCGAGGGACCCGGCCCGATGACCTCGCCGGGGTGGGGGCCCGATGGACGCGGGCTGGCCTACGGCCAGCTCACCGGGAGCGGGGCCCCGGGCACTTCGGCCTGGGAAGTGGTGGTCGCGTACGGCGAGGAACGCGACGTCATCCTCAGTCGGCCGATGGCCCGAGCAGCCGATCGAGGGGTGGCGCTGATCACCGAGCCGGTCGCCTGGGAGCCGGGCGAAGGACTGCTGGCGGTCCCCGACCCCGATCGGCTGGCCATCGAGCTGATCGACCTCGAACGCAGGGAGGTCGTCCGGAGGATCGAAGGGGGGCGGCTGCCTTCCTTCTCGCCGACGGGCGGCGATCTCGCATTCTTCCGTGAGGACGGCGACCGCTGGGAGCTGGTGGAGGCCCGGACCGCCGGCGGGCCGGCCCTGGACCGGCCGATCGACCGGGTCGAGTCCGCCGTCCAGCCCCCGGCCTGGACCGCCGACGGCCGGGGCGTGCTCTACCCCAAGGAGCAGTTGACCGGGGAGGGGCCGCAGGCCTCGCTCTACCTGCACCGGATCGCCGAGGCCGATCCGAAGCACATCAAGGAGCTTGAGAGCCCGGCGATGCCCGGCGAGGAGATCCTCGGATCCTACCTGACCGTCGCCCCGGACGGGGTCGACCAGTATTTCGCCGTCCAGTTCTCGATGCGGAATTGCGTGTTGGCGTTCCACCGGGGGAGCCACCCGATCGATCGGATCCACCCGCTCGCCGGCCTCGGCAACCTCGGGGCGCCGAGCCTCTCCCCACGGGGGGATCGCCTGGCGGTCCGATTCGGCGGGCCGGGTGCGACCTCGGTCGTGGGGCTGATCGATACGAAGACCCAGGCGTTCTCCCCGATGACCCCTGACGACGAGTCGACCGCCGCCTGGATCGCGGCGCTGGGTGGTGCGCTCGCCTTGCCGGACTCGGCCCGGGACCTTCCGACCCGCCTCCCCTTCCCCGAGGAGCTGGAGGAGGCCGGGCGATTCTCCCCGACCAGTACCCGGCTGGCGAAGCTCGGCTCACGGCTGACGGGGCAGCTCGAGGGGGCGGGTGCGGACCGGGCACTCACCGCCCCCCCGGCCGTGGTGTTCTCCTACCTCTCGGGCGATTTCGACGCCGCGGAGCGGGCCCTGGGCACGATCCCGACGGATTCGGGCCCCCCCGACCTCTCCCTCCGGTTGCTCGGGCTCCGCGCCCAGCTCTGCCTGGCCCGGGGGGAGGACGCCCGGGCCGCTGAGATCATCGACTTCATCCGGGACCAGCATCGGGCCGGGATTGCCCAGGTCGAATCGGACGGCGCCGGCGGCTTCTCCGTCTCCCGAGACCTCGAGGGGTCGGCCTCCTGGCCCGAGGAGCTCTGGCGTCGCTCGCAAGGGGAGGAGGCACCGGACCCCGAGGACCGGCCGGATTTCCCGCCCGACTTCCCCAGGGCTCGCCCCGTCCCGAGGGTCCGGCCGAACGCCCCCGAATCCATCTCGCCGGCCTTGCCGGGTGCGTCGGGCCCACGGGACGGCAGGGAGTGA
- a CDS encoding TRAFAC clade GTPase domain-containing protein, with product MAERRSPDLDALERRLTGPKRIALFGHRAVGKTTLLAMFYREASAGQIPGIRLAAVGARGAEYLADKIARIEAGEPPAGTLTETDLELRLYRGPAKIDLIVKDYQGEHVSLGSDASILEFFADCDAVLLCLDSVGSGEPAERRRRQQEVEHLLERYIGASDDTMVGRPIALLLTKYDRVLAAGGPSPDRAEEVVESRFGMTRHALASHAPRSAVFAVSSYGVNAPSDGSPPEHLEPMGLEGPLLWLVEQVEATDRELLEWIWDLAPRDASRIARCVKAYARRYPNSSKLIEYRRRLRQLRRRGVARGLARGVAAIVALVAGLAVYDAAGFHLALAFERGGHPAPEVARRWDRFLAWHPTQPLFWPDESRKARGRRDEARVASARLRAEVGTAEPEQLRSELAELKEAAPEKLPDIREAESTLRRREAEARWQEIRAESLLPSKPPEDRLAMIQEFLREDPDTPFADQAIELAELIRKEIDDRLERRDREVVDAWLVDARLPDPDYLDLIERARTFLEARPDSPRAKEVRGLIDDWLDRLDRRDYERAVAFEEAAPRQGFEEQIRRYREYLRAHAEGGSYIEQAKAAIARIEGRRDDYLYRQAFDHWATHPRDLAEVARRLRDYLASNPEGRHARPAREFLGRWDEITKPGDYRVTLVRGAVDPGVSKTFSGGGPDLGVVLWVGGVKHGPTPVIPNSTEPVWNYTFPRPVRWTYGDDVVIQLVDHDYSDSTVATLRSGDDPLALRVLNGTVRPSRTRGLVTLEFESDFELPRLPRPRASEGGARTAAD from the coding sequence ATGGCCGAACGCCGCTCGCCCGATCTCGACGCGCTGGAGCGCCGCCTGACCGGCCCGAAGCGGATCGCGCTGTTCGGCCACCGGGCGGTGGGCAAGACTACCCTGCTGGCGATGTTCTACCGGGAGGCGTCCGCCGGCCAGATCCCCGGCATCCGCCTGGCGGCCGTCGGCGCCAGGGGGGCGGAATACCTGGCCGACAAGATCGCCCGGATCGAGGCCGGGGAGCCCCCCGCCGGCACCCTGACCGAGACCGACCTGGAACTCCGCCTCTATCGGGGCCCGGCCAAGATCGACCTGATCGTCAAGGACTACCAGGGGGAGCACGTCTCCCTCGGCTCCGACGCCTCGATCCTTGAGTTCTTCGCCGACTGCGACGCCGTGCTGCTCTGCCTCGACTCGGTCGGCTCCGGCGAACCGGCCGAGCGGCGACGGCGGCAACAGGAGGTCGAGCACCTGCTGGAGCGCTACATCGGCGCCTCGGACGACACGATGGTGGGCCGGCCGATCGCGCTCTTGCTGACGAAGTACGACCGCGTCCTCGCCGCCGGGGGGCCCTCCCCCGATCGGGCCGAGGAGGTGGTCGAGTCCCGGTTCGGGATGACCCGGCATGCCCTGGCCTCCCACGCCCCGCGGAGCGCGGTCTTCGCGGTCAGCTCCTACGGCGTGAACGCCCCGAGCGACGGCTCCCCGCCCGAGCACCTGGAGCCGATGGGCCTGGAAGGGCCGCTGCTCTGGCTGGTCGAGCAGGTCGAGGCGACCGACCGGGAGCTGCTGGAGTGGATCTGGGATCTTGCCCCCCGTGATGCCTCCCGGATCGCCCGTTGCGTGAAGGCGTATGCCCGGCGCTATCCGAACTCTTCGAAGCTGATCGAGTATCGCCGTCGCCTCCGGCAGCTCCGACGCCGGGGGGTGGCCCGGGGCCTGGCCCGGGGGGTCGCGGCGATCGTCGCGCTGGTCGCCGGGCTGGCGGTCTACGACGCCGCCGGATTCCACCTGGCGCTCGCCTTCGAGCGGGGAGGACACCCGGCTCCCGAGGTCGCCCGACGCTGGGATAGGTTCCTCGCCTGGCACCCGACGCAGCCGCTCTTCTGGCCCGACGAGTCGCGGAAGGCCCGGGGACGTCGCGACGAGGCCCGCGTCGCCTCCGCCCGGCTGAGGGCCGAGGTGGGCACCGCCGAGCCGGAGCAGCTCCGCAGCGAGCTGGCCGAGTTGAAGGAAGCCGCCCCCGAGAAGCTGCCGGACATCCGGGAGGCCGAATCGACCCTCCGACGCCGGGAGGCCGAGGCCCGCTGGCAGGAGATCCGGGCCGAGTCCTTGTTGCCGAGCAAGCCGCCCGAGGACCGCCTGGCCATGATCCAGGAGTTCCTCCGGGAGGACCCCGACACCCCGTTCGCCGACCAGGCCATCGAGCTGGCCGAACTGATCCGCAAGGAGATCGACGACCGCCTGGAGCGGCGGGACCGCGAGGTCGTCGACGCCTGGCTCGTCGACGCCCGCCTGCCGGATCCCGATTACCTCGACCTCATCGAGCGGGCCCGCACGTTCCTCGAGGCCAGGCCCGACAGCCCCCGCGCCAAGGAGGTCCGGGGCCTCATCGACGACTGGCTCGACCGCCTCGACCGCCGGGACTATGAGCGGGCCGTCGCCTTCGAGGAGGCGGCCCCCCGACAGGGGTTCGAGGAGCAGATCCGACGCTACCGGGAGTACCTCCGGGCCCACGCCGAGGGCGGCTCCTACATCGAGCAGGCCAAGGCGGCGATCGCCCGGATCGAGGGCAGGAGGGACGACTACCTCTACCGCCAGGCGTTCGACCACTGGGCCACCCACCCCCGGGATCTCGCCGAGGTCGCCCGACGCCTGCGCGACTATCTCGCCTCCAACCCCGAGGGGCGCCACGCCCGGCCGGCCAGGGAATTCCTCGGCCGCTGGGACGAGATCACCAAACCCGGCGACTACCGCGTCACGCTCGTCCGGGGCGCGGTGGATCCGGGGGTCTCCAAGACGTTCTCCGGCGGGGGCCCGGATCTGGGCGTCGTGCTCTGGGTGGGTGGGGTGAAGCACGGGCCGACCCCGGTGATCCCCAACAGCACCGAGCCGGTCTGGAATTACACCTTTCCCCGTCCCGTGCGCTGGACGTACGGGGACGACGTGGTCATCCAGCTCGTCGACCACGACTACTCCGATTCCACCGTCGCCACGCTCCGCAGCGGGGACGACCCGCTGGCCCTGCGGGTCCTCAACGGCACGGTCCGGCCGTCGAGGACCCGGGGGCTGGTCACCCTGGAATTCGAGTCCGACTTCGAGCTGCCCCGGCTCCCCCGCCCTCGGGCCTCCGAGGGCGGGGCGCGGACGGCCGCCGATTGA
- a CDS encoding beta-ketoacyl-[acyl-carrier-protein] synthase family protein: protein MVVPRRRVVITGLGVISPLGIGLEATWSALREGRGGVGRLEAFPIEGLPCDAAGEVKDFSPKALAIDKHRKALQKNLKYMARDIQLAVAAAELAVVDSGLVSGGFDPSRIGIDLGAGMISTDLDELAPAINLATRDDGSFDYEVYGKEGIPEIEPLWMLKYLPNMLACHISILNDCRGPSNTITQGEAASNAAIGEAFRIIQRGQADLMITGGADSKIHPLSFVRMKLNGVNSRWEGDPSAACRPFDARRCGVVPGEGAGIIVLEELDHALQRGSKIYGELVGFGSACDARPRGGIDPDGRGTELAVLGALRDSRIDPARVGHVNAQGWSTVEADLAEARAYSRVFGPNVPVLGLKGYTGNTASGCGSIELIASLLATQAGLLPSTLNCDELDPQIEVDVVRGGPRESDNPVFVNLNFNRYGQVAALAVRGGPVDASR from the coding sequence ATGGTCGTTCCGAGACGCCGCGTCGTGATCACCGGGCTGGGGGTCATCTCCCCGCTCGGAATCGGCCTGGAGGCCACCTGGTCGGCGCTGCGCGAGGGACGTGGCGGCGTCGGCCGCCTCGAGGCCTTCCCGATCGAAGGCCTGCCCTGCGACGCGGCCGGCGAGGTCAAGGACTTCTCCCCCAAGGCCCTGGCGATCGACAAGCATCGCAAGGCCTTGCAGAAGAACCTGAAGTACATGGCCCGGGATATCCAACTGGCCGTGGCCGCCGCCGAGCTGGCCGTGGTCGACTCCGGGTTGGTCTCCGGCGGGTTCGACCCGAGCCGGATCGGCATCGACCTGGGCGCGGGCATGATCTCGACCGACCTGGACGAACTGGCCCCGGCGATCAACCTCGCCACCCGGGACGACGGGTCGTTCGACTACGAGGTCTACGGCAAGGAGGGCATCCCGGAGATCGAACCCCTCTGGATGCTCAAGTACCTGCCCAACATGCTCGCCTGCCACATCTCGATCCTCAACGATTGCCGGGGGCCGAGCAACACCATCACCCAGGGCGAGGCCGCCTCGAACGCCGCCATCGGCGAGGCGTTCCGGATCATCCAGCGCGGCCAGGCCGACCTGATGATCACCGGGGGGGCCGACTCCAAGATCCACCCCCTGAGCTTCGTCCGCATGAAGCTCAACGGCGTGAACTCCCGGTGGGAGGGGGATCCCTCCGCCGCCTGCCGCCCCTTCGACGCCCGACGCTGCGGCGTCGTGCCCGGGGAGGGGGCCGGCATCATCGTCCTCGAGGAACTCGACCACGCCCTTCAGCGGGGCTCGAAGATCTATGGCGAGCTGGTCGGCTTCGGCTCGGCCTGCGACGCCCGGCCCCGGGGCGGCATCGACCCCGACGGTCGGGGCACCGAACTCGCCGTCCTCGGGGCCCTCCGGGACTCGCGGATCGACCCCGCCCGGGTCGGCCACGTCAACGCCCAGGGCTGGTCGACCGTGGAGGCGGATCTGGCCGAGGCCAGGGCCTATTCCCGGGTCTTCGGCCCGAACGTGCCCGTCCTCGGCCTCAAGGGGTATACCGGCAATACCGCCAGCGGCTGCGGCTCGATCGAGCTGATCGCCAGCCTCCTCGCCACGCAGGCGGGCCTCCTGCCGAGCACCCTGAATTGCGACGAACTCGACCCCCAGATCGAGGTCGACGTGGTCCGGGGCGGCCCCCGGGAGTCGGACAATCCCGTCTTCGTGAATCTGAACTTCAACCGGTACGGGCAGGTCGCCGCCCTGGCCGTCCGGGGCGGCCCCGTTGACGCGTCCCGCTGA
- a CDS encoding acyl carrier protein: protein MPTHDEIYQKVQSTLVDALGVDEEDVTRDATLFADLGAESIDLLDIVFRLERNFGIKIPRGELFPENISDPDFTENGKLTTKGLGEIKQRMPFADLSEFEADPQVDKLMNLYTVETLVQYVSNKLDGAK, encoded by the coding sequence ATGCCGACCCACGACGAAATTTACCAGAAGGTCCAGTCGACCCTCGTTGATGCCCTGGGGGTGGATGAGGAGGACGTCACCCGAGACGCGACCCTCTTCGCCGACCTCGGCGCCGAATCGATCGACCTGCTCGACATCGTCTTCCGCCTGGAGCGGAACTTCGGGATCAAGATCCCCCGCGGCGAGCTGTTCCCCGAAAATATCTCGGATCCCGACTTCACCGAGAACGGCAAGCTCACGACCAAGGGCCTCGGCGAGATCAAGCAGCGGATGCCCTTCGCCGACCTCTCGGAGTTCGAGGCCGACCCCCAGGTCGACAAGCTGATGAACCTCTACACGGTCGAGACCCTGGTGCAGTACGTCTCGAACAAGCTCGACGGGGCGAAGTGA
- the fabF gene encoding beta-ketoacyl-ACP synthase II — protein sequence MRRRVVVTGMGMVTPVGRDLESSWGALLAGRSGVARISLFDAQSFPTQIAAEVKEFELPSYIPRDDADHYAEFSRNTQFALAAAGMAFRDAGYDDLKRPEPGLFGVYLGAGEGQQDFPRFVDCVHRASKDTNRVNYAEFVRHGLERLHPIHEAEQEPGTASAHLASYLDARGPNASCLTACAASAQAIGEAVELIRYGDADVMLSGGTHSMIHPFGVTGFNLLTALSTRNDDPERASRPFDRDRDGFIIGEGAGMVMLEELDHARRRGARIYGEILGYGSTADAFRLTDSHDEGRGAITCMNEAFRDSGIDPSRIDYINAHGTSTEVNDRIETMAIKRSLGDSAYTVPISSTKSMMGHLIAATGSVEAIVCLLAIRDGVVPPTVNLEHPSPDCDLDYIPGEARELKVDLALSNSFGFGGQNIALILGRYQG from the coding sequence ATGCGTCGTCGCGTCGTGGTCACCGGGATGGGGATGGTCACCCCCGTGGGGCGGGATCTGGAATCCAGCTGGGGCGCGCTGCTCGCCGGCCGGAGCGGGGTCGCCCGCATCTCCCTCTTCGACGCCCAGAGTTTCCCCACCCAGATCGCCGCCGAGGTCAAGGAGTTCGAACTCCCCTCCTACATCCCCCGGGACGACGCCGACCACTACGCCGAGTTCTCCCGGAATACCCAGTTCGCCCTCGCCGCTGCCGGCATGGCCTTCCGGGACGCCGGCTACGACGACCTGAAGCGACCGGAGCCGGGCCTGTTCGGCGTGTACCTCGGTGCGGGGGAGGGTCAGCAGGATTTCCCCCGCTTCGTCGACTGCGTGCATCGAGCCAGCAAAGACACCAACCGCGTGAATTATGCCGAGTTCGTCCGGCACGGACTGGAACGGCTGCACCCGATCCACGAGGCCGAGCAGGAACCCGGCACGGCCTCGGCCCACCTCGCGTCGTACCTCGACGCCCGGGGCCCCAATGCCAGCTGCCTCACCGCCTGCGCCGCCAGCGCCCAGGCGATCGGCGAGGCCGTCGAGTTGATCCGCTACGGCGACGCCGACGTGATGCTCTCCGGCGGCACCCACAGCATGATCCACCCCTTCGGCGTCACCGGCTTCAACCTGCTGACCGCGCTGTCGACCCGCAACGACGACCCCGAGCGGGCCAGCCGCCCCTTCGATCGGGATCGGGACGGGTTCATCATCGGCGAGGGGGCGGGCATGGTGATGCTCGAGGAGCTGGACCATGCCCGTCGTCGGGGGGCCCGCATCTACGGGGAGATCCTGGGATACGGCTCCACCGCCGACGCCTTCCGCCTCACCGACAGCCACGACGAGGGCCGGGGCGCCATCACCTGCATGAACGAGGCGTTCCGGGACTCGGGCATCGATCCGTCTCGGATCGACTACATCAACGCCCACGGCACGAGCACCGAGGTCAACGACCGGATCGAGACGATGGCGATCAAGCGGTCGCTCGGCGATTCGGCCTACACCGTGCCGATTTCCAGCACCAAGAGCATGATGGGCCACCTCATCGCCGCCACGGGCAGCGTCGAGGCCATCGTCTGCCTGCTCGCCATCCGGGATGGCGTCGTCCCGCCGACGGTGAACCTGGAACACCCCAGCCCCGACTGCGACCTCGATTACATCCCCGGCGAGGCCCGCGAATTGAAGGTCGATCTCGCGCTGTCCAACAGCTTCGGCTTCGGCGGCCAGAATATCGCGTTGATCCTCGGCCGATACCAGGGCTGA
- a CDS encoding 3-hydroxyacyl-ACP dehydratase FabZ family protein: protein MRWIWIDKFLEFRSGEFAKAIKNLTLAEEHLHDHLPGYPVMPASLIIEGMAQTGGILVGEANGFTEKVVLAKIPRAEFFGVACAGDQMIYEVTLTDLRSEGAVVEAKAFLDGQLLADVEIVFAHLDQSRSNQIFGPKNFVFTQQLLGVLDLAKAQERARHLPAPGDPARPGHPEGPDAVAPSPTDTGKGLTVPGE from the coding sequence ATGAGATGGATCTGGATCGACAAGTTCCTGGAATTCCGGAGCGGTGAGTTCGCCAAGGCGATCAAGAACCTGACCCTGGCCGAAGAGCACCTGCACGACCATCTGCCGGGCTACCCGGTCATGCCCGCCTCGCTGATCATCGAGGGGATGGCGCAGACCGGCGGGATCCTCGTCGGCGAGGCCAACGGTTTCACCGAGAAGGTCGTGCTGGCCAAGATCCCCCGGGCCGAGTTCTTCGGCGTCGCCTGCGCCGGCGACCAGATGATCTACGAGGTGACGCTCACCGACCTCCGCAGCGAGGGGGCCGTGGTCGAGGCCAAGGCGTTCCTCGACGGCCAGCTCCTGGCCGACGTGGAGATCGTCTTCGCCCACCTCGATCAGTCGCGGTCGAACCAGATTTTCGGGCCGAAGAACTTCGTGTTCACCCAGCAGTTGCTCGGCGTGCTCGACCTGGCCAAGGCCCAGGAGCGCGCCCGCCACCTGCCGGCGCCGGGCGACCCGGCCCGCCCCGGGCACCCCGAGGGCCCCGACGCCGTCGCTCCCTCCCCGACGGACACGGGCAAGGGACTCACGGTCCCGGGCGAGTAG
- a CDS encoding 3-hydroxyacyl-ACP dehydratase FabZ family protein, whose product MRFVLIDRIVDLEPGRRLEAVKNLSLAEEYLADHFPGFPVMPGVLMLEALTQAGAWLIRDMEDFAHSVILLKQARTIKYGSFVEPGRRLVLQVELLKHTDRETEFRGKGVIDDQTMVGGRFTLTRYNLRERDPALHRTDAQIVEQMRDLYSTLRKGSVGAKAMLRNGAVGDAVAMGSAQAP is encoded by the coding sequence ATGAGATTCGTCCTCATCGATCGGATTGTCGACCTCGAGCCCGGCCGGCGACTCGAGGCGGTCAAGAATCTCTCGCTCGCGGAGGAGTACCTCGCCGACCATTTCCCCGGTTTCCCGGTCATGCCCGGCGTACTGATGCTCGAGGCCCTCACCCAGGCCGGGGCCTGGCTGATCCGGGACATGGAGGATTTCGCCCACAGCGTCATCCTCCTGAAGCAGGCCCGCACCATCAAGTACGGCAGCTTCGTCGAGCCGGGCCGCCGGCTGGTGCTGCAGGTCGAATTGCTCAAGCACACCGATCGTGAGACGGAATTCAGGGGCAAGGGGGTGATCGACGACCAGACGATGGTCGGCGGCCGATTCACCCTGACCCGTTACAATCTCCGGGAGCGTGACCCGGCCCTGCACCGCACCGACGCCCAGATCGTCGAGCAGATGCGCGACCTGTACTCGACCCTCCGCAAGGGATCGGTCGGCGCCAAGGCGATGCTCCGCAACGGGGCGGTCGGCGACGCCGTGGCGATGGGGTCGGCCCAGGCCCCCTGA